In Leptolyngbya sp. NIES-2104, the genomic window ATCGCATATTGACACGCCTCAAACGCTTCTTTGCGATGCGGACAACCTACCGCAATCAAGACACTCATTTCGCCAATTTCTAAGCGTCCGACTCGATGATGAATCACCACATGAGTCACATCGCTCCAAGTCTGCCGAATCTCTGCTGCAATCTGTCTGAATACCTGAATCGCCATCGGTTCATACGCTTGATATTCCAGATGTAGCACCGAAAACCCTTCGCTATTGTTGCGAACCATG contains:
- a CDS encoding molybdenum cofactor biosynthesis protein MoaE, whose protein sequence is MLASSLGSQSVSAHPNDHFVITIAPLLIDEVYQQADDAANGAIVLMSGMVRNNSEGFSVLHLEYQAYEPMAIQVFRQIAAEIRQTWSDVTHVVIHHRVGRLEIGEMSVLIAVGCPHRKEAFEACQYAIDTLKHRAPIWKKEFYYGKSGEVCSSWVKCC